GGTTCTGGGTATACGAAAGAACACAGTTGTCTGGTATAGAGGAAAACTTTACCGGACAGGAGGTACCACCAAAGGCAGATTGAGCCTTCACTCTTTCGACTTTGAAAACAAGAGAGTATCACAAAACGCAAGAAAAGAACATTGCAAGCCGCTGTTTCAGCAGACCTGGTATTACAAAAAATCCTGTAGCGAAAGGAGGTAGCACCGTTTCCTCCCCGTGGCTAAAGCCAGGGGTCTCCACGGTGCGATTGGTGCTGATGAACTATCCATACTGGTCCCGGCGCTTTGCCCTGTATCTGGGTTTGGCTATAGCGCTGATGCTGGCGGTTCCGGCATGGGCCGCCGGTCCGGCACACGGCCCGGTACAGGACGCGGGGGGCTTTTTGGAACGTGCCGTAGCCGCCCTGATCGATGCCCTGGCTCTGCCCTTTCGTCTGCTGGGGGATGCCCTGGGGATGAACCCGATCACGGAAGTGGTCTGGGCGAAGGAGATCTGGACACCGGAACAGGCGAGCTGGCTTAAGGCCTGGTATGTAGCCAGCGCTGCCTTTGTAGGCGTGTTTTTCCTGGTTTCGGTAGTGGCGGCCGGGATCAGGCTTTCTTTTACTAGCCCTGCCCAGCGGGCCGAGGCGGTGAATACCCTGTGGCGCTGCATCTTTGCCGTAATAGCGCTGGCAGCCGCCCCGGTACTCATGGACACGGTGCTGGAGCTGTTCTCACTCACTGCGGAGGGTATAGCGGCGCTATACCAGCAAGTGCAACCGACCTTCTCGCTGCCCAACCTGACCGCTTGGGACGGCGGGCTTTTCGGAGGCGATGCTACCCTGGTGACTGGTAGCGTGTTAGGCACAGCGATAGTGAAGCTGGCTTTCCTGGGCTTTTGGATCTACCTGAATATCATCTATGTGGTCAGAAAACTGGTGCTGACCGGACTTCTCTGTGCTTTTCCCTTCCTGATCGTCGCCTGGACCGTGAATGGCAACGTGCCGGCCCTGACCATCTGGCTGGGCGAGGTTGGGTCAAACGCAATCATGCCCGTAGCCCACGCGCTCATGCTGTGTTTCGTCCTCGGTATCACTGACGTGTCGAAGGCCGCCGAGGGCAGCTGGCTCACCGCCCTGGTAGCGATATACACCTTTTTCCCCCTCACCGAAATGCTGCGCAACAGCTTCCAGAGCCTTTTCGCCCGCTGGGCCGGCGTGAACGAAGCCGGCATAGCCGGGGGCGTGCTGGGCAGTGTGCTGGGTGTGGGCGGCCTATTGCGGGTGGGCCGGGCCGCCTTCGCCGGTACCGGACCGCCGCTTCCAAAGACCGTGAGCGTAGCCAGTACAACCGGTCCGGGTAGCCCGGGCGGGCCCGGCTCCGGAGGGTATGGCGGCCCCAGCGCCGGCGCTCCGGTTCCAGTATTTACACCGGCCTGGTCTGGCGGCCCCGGCGGCCCGGCCCTGGCCCGGAGTAGTGTTGCGACTGGCGGTTATGCCCCGCCAGTGTACGGTGGTGAAGGAGTAGGAGGGAATGAAGAGCAGGCATCACCCGGAGAATACCGGCAACAGGGCCGCCAGGTACCGACATCACTGATAAACCCTCCCGCGGGAGAACCCGGCAGCCAGCTTCACGCTTCCGACAGCCAGGCCCAACCTACCCCGGCCCAGCAGGCCTGGAGGGTGGCGGCAACAGTGGCCAGCGCCGGCGCTGCGGTGGCTACCGCAGCTGCCTTTGGTGCAGCGCCGGGTCTGGCAAATTATGCCCGGCCTGCCGCCCGGGCGGTGTGGAGCCTGGGGCAGAAGGCTGCGCAGTACGGTGTGGTGGGGCCGTATAGCCTTTCGGGTGGCTTCAGACCGTAGTACTGGTGGATATGAGGAAAAACTGATTACAGGGAAAGCCGCTCGGTAGTCCGCCGGGCGGCTTTTGTAAGGAGCTGAAGAAGACAATTCAAGTAAATCTAAAATAAAAAGAGTATACTGGTAATATTAACTTCGTATGTTTAATCATTCTGGTTTTCTTACAAAACTTCCATAAAACAGGACTGTACTTAATTTATAGTAGTTGTTTATAATCTAAGTAACAGAGCCTACCGCGCCTCTGGGTACATGCGTGTATTCATGCGGACCAGGGTAGGCCGGTTTTATTTATGAGGGAATGGCCATGGCTTGTTCCGAACATTCTCTAGATGAATTTCCAAAACCACCCTTAAGTATTGAGGAACAGATCAAGTTATTAGTTAGTCGGGGATTGGTTGTGGAAGACGAAACATTCGCAACAGATGTTTTAAATCATGTAGGGTATTATAGATTAAGTGGCTATACTTTAAGTCTTAAAACAGGTGACCTATTTCATGAGGGCGTAACATTTCAGAAAGTTTATAATATATATGAATTTGACCAGAAATTACGATACTTATTGCTCGGGATTATCGAGATAGTTGAAATAGCTTTCAGAGCGCAAATAGCCAATTATATGGCGCTAAAATATGGTGCTTTAGGCTATTTAAACAGGGTTTATTTTTCAAATGGTGACTATCATAAAAAATTTCTTGATGAGTTAAATGATCAAATAACAAAAAACCAGGAAAAAGAATTGTTTGTAAAGCATCACATTGAGAAGTATGAAGGTAAGTTTCCTATATGGGTAGCGGTAGAGGTTTTTTCGTTGGGCATGTTATCTAAATTTTTTAAAAATATGAAGACTAAAGATCAGAAGGCAATATCTCGCAAATTTTATGCATTTTCTCATGAATATATTTCTAGTTGGCTACACTCTTTGGTTAATCTAAGAAATATATGTGCTCATTATGGGAGGCTCTATAATAGAAGATTTACAATAATGCCGAAATTTAGCAAGGATGCTAAAATAAAGGGTATTCAGGGTAATAGCTTATTTGCCTGTATATTTTTATTGAAGTACCTTGTTAATAATAAGAAGAAGTGGAATAATTTCCTTATAAACCTTCAAGCAATTGTCGATGAATATAAGGATGACATAGACATTTCATTAATGGGTTTTCCTGATAATTGGTATGAAGTACTAAGTTAAAAAAAGCCGCTCGGTAGTTCGCCGGGCGGCTTTTCGTTTTTTGGGGGTGAAGAGATGCACGGAAACAGAGACCGGCCATCGCTGACAGGACATTTTGTGCAATTTGCTGGCCGCCGGTTGGGCCGTGCTTTAGCCCGACTGCTGGCGAAACTACTGGTCTGGTCGGCGCCGGTGTGGGTGCCGGTGGTGCTGGCCCTGGTAGCAGTGACGCTGATCTTTTCGGCCATGCCTCAGTCCGGTGCCCTGGGCGGCGCACAGCCCGGTGATGCCGATCCGGCCATCCGGCAGGCTGCCGAAAGCGCTGTGGCGGAGGTGAATGCAGCCGAAACCTGGCTAAACTCCCCCGACGGCAGCCGGGAGCACCTGGGCCAGCTGGCCGATGCCTATGGCCGTGATGCACAGCTGGTGCTGAAGTGGTCGGACATATATACGCCTCTGCTGGCCCGGGCGCTGGCTACCGGGGAGGACACGGATCTTTTTTCCCGTCCGGAAGCGTACGGGCAGCGCCTGCAGGAGCTGGCCCGGCGTTTTGGGCCGCGTTTCGAGTATTACCCTAGCACGGTGGTGATCACCGATGCTGAAGGGAACAGCGAGGAATACGCCGTGTACCTTTTGCGCCGGTCGGATACCCTGGCCGGCACATACGAGTACCAGTACGAGCGAGTGACCGACCAATACCCGGACGGCAGCTCGCGCACCTACGACCGGCCTGCCGGCCAGCGGCTGGTCAGTCAGTCATATGAACGGCTGGATGCCTGGATCGGCGAGAACATCGACCCCAAGGACGCCGACATGACCCGCCGCATGATCCTCGAAGCCTCGCGAGCTTTCGATACCCGGAAAGAATGGGTGGACTGGATGCTCTCTCGCTACAGCAGCGCTTTCTGGGCCAGCGGGGCTATGGTGCCATCGGAGCTGGTGCCGCTGTTTCAGGAAGCTGAAGAGAAATACGGTATACCCTGGTGGTTTCTGGCAGCGGTGGCGTTCACAGAGAGCTCATTCAACCCCCTGGCGGAAAACCCCTCCACCGGCTGCTACGGCCTCATGCAGGTGGCTCCGGCCAACTGGCAGGAGTACGCCCCACAGCTGGGCTTCGATGTACAGGCCGACCGGGACAACCCCCGGGCGCAGATCCTGCTGGGTGCGTTCCTCCTGAAAAGCTACTTCGGCAGTGTGGACTGGAACGCCGACGACTGGCGCGATCAGACCCTGCGCGGGCTGACATTCTACGGCGGTTTCCGCACCAACGGGGAAATCGACGCCGCGGCCATGGAACGCTGCCGAAACGAGTATGCCGGGAAGATATGGGAGCTGGCCGACGCTTTTCGGGGCACCGGTACCGGCGGCACCTGGCCCGTGCCGGGGCATACACAGATCACTTCATACTTCGGCTGGCGGGTGCACCCAATCACTGGTGAACGCAAGTTCCATGAGGGCATAGACATAGCTGCACCGGAAGGTGCGCCGGTGGCGGCCGTGGCCGGCGGCATGGCCACAGTAAACCCGGATGCCGGCGGGTACGGGATGCTGGTCACCATCACTGACGGTGTGCATGAATACCGCTATGCGCACCTGTCGGGCTTCACTGTTCAGAGCGGCCAGGTGGTGAAGGCCGGCGAACAAATCGGCCTGGTGGGCAGTACCGGGGCCAGCACTGGACCGCACCTGCACTTCGAGGTGCGAGTGAACGGTCAGCCGGTGGACCCGCTGCCACTTTTGCGGCCTGGAGGTGAACATGAATGAAGCAGTTATACTGGGAAATTTCTGGCACCTGCTCAGGGATGGTGATGACGATCGAGACTGACGAAACACCCGATTACGAAGACCTCTGGCTAGCGGCGGCAGAACTTCTGCGGGTGCCGCTAGATCAGGTTCATGAGATTTCTGCAGAAGAGTTCGAACAGAAACAGGTACAGCACCGCACTCGGGTATATCACCACCCCCGTCGGGGATGGCGGGCGATCATGGCCCGTGACGGCCGGTATGCGGGTGTGCATGTACCAGTGATCGTGGAATGGAACCGGTGAATTTAACTCCCCCTGGCAAACCCGGGGGGATTTTCTTTTTTGTAGGAGGTATGGTCCATGAAAATACTGGTTTTTGCCCCGGATGAAAGCATTTCAGCATACCTTTCCGTATCCGGATACGATGTAGCGGAAGTATACTCAGTCGAGTTGGTAGCCCAGGCAGCGGAAAAACGGGAAGTGGACATAGTGGTCTACATGCCGGCCGCCGCACCGGATGCGATCACCCAGCACCAGCACCGGGCCAACATCAAGGCGCTGCGGAATATATGCCGGGTGATACTGGTTACAGCTTCGGAAGACCCGCTACTACCATGGTCGGTGGCAGTGGGAGTACATGACATTCTTCTTACCCCGCTGGAGTTGCCTGCGCTTTTGTACAGGATACAGCACCCGGCAACGCTAGACGATGCAACTGG
This sequence is a window from Desulfurispora thermophila DSM 16022. Protein-coding genes within it:
- a CDS encoding Abi family protein produces the protein MACSEHSLDEFPKPPLSIEEQIKLLVSRGLVVEDETFATDVLNHVGYYRLSGYTLSLKTGDLFHEGVTFQKVYNIYEFDQKLRYLLLGIIEIVEIAFRAQIANYMALKYGALGYLNRVYFSNGDYHKKFLDELNDQITKNQEKELFVKHHIEKYEGKFPIWVAVEVFSLGMLSKFFKNMKTKDQKAISRKFYAFSHEYISSWLHSLVNLRNICAHYGRLYNRRFTIMPKFSKDAKIKGIQGNSLFACIFLLKYLVNNKKKWNNFLINLQAIVDEYKDDIDISLMGFPDNWYEVLS
- a CDS encoding M23 family metallopeptidase, which gives rise to MHGNRDRPSLTGHFVQFAGRRLGRALARLLAKLLVWSAPVWVPVVLALVAVTLIFSAMPQSGALGGAQPGDADPAIRQAAESAVAEVNAAETWLNSPDGSREHLGQLADAYGRDAQLVLKWSDIYTPLLARALATGEDTDLFSRPEAYGQRLQELARRFGPRFEYYPSTVVITDAEGNSEEYAVYLLRRSDTLAGTYEYQYERVTDQYPDGSSRTYDRPAGQRLVSQSYERLDAWIGENIDPKDADMTRRMILEASRAFDTRKEWVDWMLSRYSSAFWASGAMVPSELVPLFQEAEEKYGIPWWFLAAVAFTESSFNPLAENPSTGCYGLMQVAPANWQEYAPQLGFDVQADRDNPRAQILLGAFLLKSYFGSVDWNADDWRDQTLRGLTFYGGFRTNGEIDAAAMERCRNEYAGKIWELADAFRGTGTGGTWPVPGHTQITSYFGWRVHPITGERKFHEGIDIAAPEGAPVAAVAGGMATVNPDAGGYGMLVTITDGVHEYRYAHLSGFTVQSGQVVKAGEQIGLVGSTGASTGPHLHFEVRVNGQPVDPLPLLRPGGEHE